From a single Oscarella lobularis chromosome 20, ooOscLobu1.1, whole genome shotgun sequence genomic region:
- the LOC136199317 gene encoding serine/threonine-protein phosphatase 6 regulatory ankyrin repeat subunit A-like isoform X1: MLLEAGAKPNNSRLALAAACWYNHVEVVKALIGAGANGNGTDLTGRGLLWAALGNNYVEVAKLLIDAGADISQTYEADEGLLLSACKKNQDDFAKLLIDAGANVNESNEFGELPLRIVCDRGDVEFARLLINAGAYVDEYKYPETRLLIIACQKGNFEIAQLLVDAGANVNADRYDSSVPLVEACSEGHVEIAKLLLDNGADVDGKDDYKLWPLQIACSRCNTKLAKVLIDAGADVNQTNERGESLLHFLAQSWTDTGILSIVFFISLCFLLVQQRNLLSVILLSSPSLIDVPDKEWKPSSRTLPYLAGTFRSMDFVSILQALLARHHKAKKDQSLRSGKGKSWQDDPHQNATEY, encoded by the exons ATGCTTCTCGAAGCCGGTGCAAAGCCTAACAACTCGCGGCTG GCTTTGGCGGCAGCTTGCTGGTATAATCACGTGGAAGTTGTTAAAGCTTTAATTGGCGCCGGTGCTAACGGCAATGGAACAGACTTG acTGGTCGTGGTTTATTATGGGCAGCTTTAGGGAACAATTATGTTGAAGTagcaaaattattgattgatGCCGGGGCCGATATCTCTCAGACATACGAG GCTGATGAAGGGCTTTTGCTGAGTGCTTGCAAGAAAAATCAGGATGATTTTGCCAAACTATTAatcgatgctggagcgaATGTCAATGAGAGCAACGAA TTTGGAGAGCTTCCTTTGAGAATAGTTTGTGATCGTGGTGACGTCGAGTTTGCAAGACTCTTGATCAACGCTGGAGCTTATGTAGATGAATACAAATACCCT GAAACAAGACTCTTGATTATTGCCTGTCAAAAAGGGAACTTCGAAATTGCTCAGCTTTTGgtcgacgctggagcgaaTGTCAATGCAGATCGG TATGATTCATCTGTACCCTTGGTAGAAGCCTGTTCGGAGGGTCACGTCGAAATAGCAAAGCTTTTACTGGACAATGGAGCTGATGTCGAtggcaaagacgac TATAAATTGTGGCCTTTACAAATCGCCTGCTCTCGTTGTAACACAAAACTTGCCAAGGTACTAATTGATGCTGGAGCTGATGTCAATCAGACAAATGAG CGCGGGGAATCACTTCTACACTTCCTTGCTCAATCGTGGACAGATACTGGTATTTTGagcattgttttttttatttctttatgttttcttttagttcaACAAAGGAATCTTTTGTCTGTAATTCTTTTGTCAAGCCCTTCACTCATCGACGTTCCTGACAAGG AATGGAAGCCTTCCTCACGAACACTCCCCTACCTCGCAGGCACTTTTCGAAGCATGG ACTTCGTATCGATACTCCAAGCTTTACTCGCACGGCACCACAAAGCCAAAAAAGATCAAAGTCTGCGTAGTGGGAAAGGAAAGAGCTGGCAAGACGACCCTCATCAAAACGCTACAGAATATTGA
- the LOC136199317 gene encoding ankyrin repeat and SOCS box protein 13-like isoform X2, with product MLLEAGAKPNNSRLALAAACWYNHVEVVKALIGAGANGNGTDLTGRGLLWAALGNNYVEVAKLLIDAGADISQTYEADEGLLLSACKKNQDDFAKLLIDAGANVNESNEFGELPLRIVCDRGDVEFARLLINAGAYVDEYKYPETRLLIIACQKGNFEIAQLLVDAGANVNADRYDSSVPLVEACSEGHVEIAKLLLDNGADVDGKDDYKLWPLQIACSRCNTKLAKVLIDAGADVNQTNERGESLLHFLAQSWTDTVQQRNLLSVILLSSPSLIDVPDKEWKPSSRTLPYLAGTFRSMDFVSILQALLARHHKAKKDQSLRSGKGKSWQDDPHQNATEY from the exons ATGCTTCTCGAAGCCGGTGCAAAGCCTAACAACTCGCGGCTG GCTTTGGCGGCAGCTTGCTGGTATAATCACGTGGAAGTTGTTAAAGCTTTAATTGGCGCCGGTGCTAACGGCAATGGAACAGACTTG acTGGTCGTGGTTTATTATGGGCAGCTTTAGGGAACAATTATGTTGAAGTagcaaaattattgattgatGCCGGGGCCGATATCTCTCAGACATACGAG GCTGATGAAGGGCTTTTGCTGAGTGCTTGCAAGAAAAATCAGGATGATTTTGCCAAACTATTAatcgatgctggagcgaATGTCAATGAGAGCAACGAA TTTGGAGAGCTTCCTTTGAGAATAGTTTGTGATCGTGGTGACGTCGAGTTTGCAAGACTCTTGATCAACGCTGGAGCTTATGTAGATGAATACAAATACCCT GAAACAAGACTCTTGATTATTGCCTGTCAAAAAGGGAACTTCGAAATTGCTCAGCTTTTGgtcgacgctggagcgaaTGTCAATGCAGATCGG TATGATTCATCTGTACCCTTGGTAGAAGCCTGTTCGGAGGGTCACGTCGAAATAGCAAAGCTTTTACTGGACAATGGAGCTGATGTCGAtggcaaagacgac TATAAATTGTGGCCTTTACAAATCGCCTGCTCTCGTTGTAACACAAAACTTGCCAAGGTACTAATTGATGCTGGAGCTGATGTCAATCAGACAAATGAG CGCGGGGAATCACTTCTACACTTCCTTGCTCAATCGTGGACAGATACTG ttcaACAAAGGAATCTTTTGTCTGTAATTCTTTTGTCAAGCCCTTCACTCATCGACGTTCCTGACAAGG AATGGAAGCCTTCCTCACGAACACTCCCCTACCTCGCAGGCACTTTTCGAAGCATGG ACTTCGTATCGATACTCCAAGCTTTACTCGCACGGCACCACAAAGCCAAAAAAGATCAAAGTCTGCGTAGTGGGAAAGGAAAGAGCTGGCAAGACGACCCTCATCAAAACGCTACAGAATATTGA
- the LOC136198854 gene encoding C3 and PZP-like alpha-2-macroglobulin domain-containing protein 8, with the protein MNVTEPSEGGTRYACVKVITNLPKCPTNERRRVVLSFKSMSVFVQTDKPVYRRDDEVRILVAALKPDHTPLDNDTEIFFDIKLLAFRKHSLNLGHVPLVGKWVIRAEYGCKNSVISNFQFQVEDFVLPRFEVVITPPRVISPLSDHIDVGHNLFQVHLWKTCCRQAQRHVRSS; encoded by the exons ATGAACGTCACCGAACCGAGCGAGGGAGGGACACGTTACGCCTGCGTCAAGGTTATCACTAATCTTCCCAAGTGCCCTACAAATGAGAGACGACGCGTGGTGCTGAGCTTCAAATCAATGTCAGTTTTTGTACAGACTGACAAACCTGTCTACAGAAGAGACGATGAGG TGAGAATTCTCGTTGCTGCTCTAAAACCAGACCATACGCCTTTGGATAATGACACAGAG attttttttgaCATCAAG CTTTTAGCTTTTCGTAAGCACTCATTGAATCTTGGGCATGTTCCTTTAGTTGGAAAGTGGGTTATTCGTGCTGAATATGGCTGCAAG AATAGCGTgatttcaaattttcaatttcaagttGAAGACTTTG TTTTGCCAAGATTTGAGGTTGTGATTACTCCACCTAGAGTTATTAGTCCGTTGTCTGACCACATCGACGTTGGA CACAATCTATTTCAGGTACACCTATGGAAAACCTGTTGTAGGCAGGCTCAACGTCACGTTAGGAGTAGCTGA
- the LOC136199251 gene encoding NADH-ubiquinone oxidoreductase chain 2-like, giving the protein SVYLAIELQTLSLFVLTALKRDSAYGAEAGLKYFVLGALSSGLFLFGCALLYGLTGETSVHAGGQICALTSNAPDVYEGAPTTTTALLAIVPKVSVFAILVQIGPVVNVLLASAMLSMIYGAIGALNQTKIKRLLAYSGIGHMGFVLFGVTIGSFESIQASLIYMIIYVIMSICSFSIILTLGLSKNLIVEFSGLSRRHPIMAVTLAFTFLSTAGIPPLAGFFSKWLVLLCGISSQYYLTSIIAVLCSVIAGVYYVRIVKIIYFQAESSLLI; this is encoded by the exons TCTGTTTATTTAGCCATTGAATTACAAACTTTATCCTTATTTGTTTTAACCGCATTAAAAAGAGATAGTGCATACGGCGCTGAAGCCGGGCTTAAATATTTTGTCTTAGGGGCGTTATCATCCGGCCTATTTTTATTTGGATGTGCTTTACTTTATGGTTTAACCGGTGAAACAAGCGTACATGCTGGTGGACAAATATGTGCTCTTACATCAAATG CCCCCGATGTATATGAGGGAGcaccaacaacaacaacCGCACTATTGGCTATAGTGCCAAAAGTTAGTGTGTTTGCTATTTTAGTTCAAATAGGACCAGTAGTTAATGTATTATTAGCAAGTGCAATGCTATCTATGATATATGGAGCTATAGGGGCCTTAAATCAAACTAAAATTAAACGACTATTAGCATATAGTGGTATTGGTCACATGGGGTTTGTTCTTTTTGGTGTAACAATTGGTTCATTTGAAAGTATTCAAGCAAGCTTAATATATATGATTATATATGTTATAATGTCTATATGTAGTTTTTCAATAATACTAACATTAGGATTATCTAAAAACTTAATAGTGGAGTTTAGCGGCCTTTCTAGGAGACATCCTATTATGGCAGTAACCCTAGCTTTTACTTTTCTGTCTACAGCCGGAATCCCACCTTTAGCAGGGTTTTTTAGTAAGTGGTTAGTGTTATTATGTGGAATATCCTCTCAATATTATTTAACTTCAATCATAGCCGTGCTTTGCTCCGTTATAGCGGGGGTATATTATGTAAGAATAGTGAAAATAATTTACTTTCAAGCAGAATCTTCTCTTTTAATTTGA